The genomic stretch TTGTGCTCGCCGTCGATGATCGAATTTCCGTAGGTGATCACATAGGCGTTGTCGGCGCTCCACATGTTGTTGCCGGCCACGCGGCCGCGTTTGCGCGGGACGACGCCATCGCCCCAGTAGGCCTCGAGCACCTGCCGCGTCAGCGCGCGGGAATCCTTTTCCGGATAGATGCTCTCCAGATGAAGCCGGATGCTTTCCCGCAGCCGCCTGGAAATCACCATGGCCTTTTGCGGCGTCTCAGAAACTGTCGTCATTCTTGTCCTTCTTTCCCCACACGCCAAGGTTAGCATGTCGGTTTTGATTGGCAATTGCCTATCGGGGACAAAACCGCGCTTTCCCGGCCGGCTTTTATTGCAGCGCCGCATGCGCGCGGATGCTGGCAGGACCGCCAAGAGGAAGCGCGTGCCCGGCGATTTTTCCGCCCCTCGGCGACGCGTTGTGCCGCCGAACGGCGTCGCCGAAGCGCGAACCCGGCCGCGCCGGCGGAAACGAACGCTTTCAAACGACTTGCATTTGTGCTAGTACATGAAGCATATTATTTCGGATACGTTAGAAAAAGATCAGATTTTAGAATATAAATTTAGAATTTATATTCATAATATATGATATTAAGGCTGATTGTGAGCAGTTCGTTCGAGAGTATACCTTTTTTTCAGGGGCGCCAGGCCCTCGACCCGCGTCTCATCTCGCATGCCGGCGCCCTTGCCGCGCTTGCCGGAACCGAGCGTATCCGGATTGCCAGGGCGCTGGAAGCGGGCGGGCTGAGCCGGATCGAGATCTGCCGGAGGACCGGGCTCTCCCTCATCGAGGTTGCGGCCGCCATGGCTTCGCTCGCCGGCCAGGGGTTGATCCTGAAGCTGCGGCACGGCGGCGAGACAATCTATGAACTTGCCCATCCCCGGCTCGGCGAGGTGATCCTGCTTGCGGAAGAACTGTCCGGCTCGCGCCCCTTTCAATCGGCCGGCTGAGGCGGGCGGCGGCTGCCTGTCGGGCATTGTGACCCGCGCGGGAGCCCGCGGAGGCTTCGGACGGACTGGCCTCCCGCCCTCATGTCGACGGGTCGGCGGACGTTTTCCCTTCCGGACGGCGGCCAGCGGAGAGCGGGAAGAGAACGCGAAATTTTCTTGAAAAAACGGAAAAATGCCGCTGGACTTGAAAAAACAAGATGCTATAAACGCGCTCATTCGCGGGCCGACGGCCCGCAAAGGCGGCCCTTCTTTGAACCTTGGGCCCCTGCCCAGATAGCTCAGTTGGTAGAGCAGCGGATTGAAAATCCGCGTGTCCGTGGTTCGAATCCGCGTCTGGGCACCACTTCAACCCTTTGGGTTTATTCATCTTTTTCATTTCCGTCCTGCCTTCGCTTATTCCGGTTTGACATTTTTCGTTTTGCGTCTGTTCACTTCGGCTTCGAAATCCGCCATTGCGCCAGTGGTCTGTTCCCGCATGTCTGCGCGCCTTGAATAGTGCCGTGCCATGGCTTCGGTATTCTGTCCGAGCACGAGCTGGATGGACGCGTAGTCCTTGCCCATTTCGCGGAGGATGGTCGCTACCGTATGGCGCAGACCTTTCAGTGTGAGGCCGGGCTGAACCTTTCCCTGCTCCTCAAGCGCCATGCGGATCGGTCGCCATGAGGCGCGAAATCCGGCCGTGGTCCAAGGCCGACCGTAGCTGTTGGCGCAAAGCGTGATGGCGTCGTGTTGCGGCTGGTTGGCCATGGCCTGCGCCACATCGGGCAACAGGGGAGGGCGACGGCTATTCCGGTCTTTCCGCGTCTGGTGATGATGTCGCCATTCGAAAGGGCAGACCGGGGCAGCTTGAGCGCGTCCTGCGGATCGAGGCCGTAATACATCATCAGCATCACGGGCGGCAGCATATGCGCCGGAAGAGCCTCTATGACGGCTTCACGCTCAAAGTCTGCCCAGGGTCTGTTTGCCTGCGGGGCATCCTTCGGGCGCGGTTTGTTCTTCACGTCCTTGGCCAGGTTCTCTCTGGTTTAGCCGTACTCGATCCCCCATTCGACGATGGCGGAGAGGGCGGTTTTCACATAGTTGTCCCAGCGAATACCCAGCTTGCCCGCTGCCTTGTCCCGTATCTTGCGCACCAGAGGTGGTGTGAAGCGCTTCGTCGGTATCGACGCATCCGGCTTTCTTGCTCTCGATCCAACGGTCGAGATCTGACCGGCCGTAGCGAATGGTGCCGTCTCCAAAGGCAACCGGAGCCACCGGGCAGCACAGCGGAAAACGCTTGATCGCGAGGCCGCAATAGCGAGCAGCCTGAGATTTGGTCATCATGCGCGGCTGGAGTGCATAAAGGCAGTCGTCAAGAGGCAGCAAGGTGTGCCTGTGGAAGGCGACAATGGTCGCTTCCTCTTTCGGGCTGCGGATGAGTTCTCCCGGGATGCGGTTCTGGCCGAGCAGGTGGCACGACTTGAGGCGCGACATTCGCGGATCGGACCCGAGACGGACGTGGTGATCCAGGCGTCCGTCAGGCTTGGAGATTATGACGCGGCGCGTGGCGGATTTCCGGTAAGCCTGTTTACGCCAGGCACCTATCTGCGGGTCAGGGGCGGACTGCGGTTCTCCAACGGCAGCGACTATGCGATCCTGCCGGCAACGCCGGAAGAAGGCCGCGCCATCCGGGAACGGGAGGCATCATCTTCCCTGAACTCGGCAATCCTGCGCGCGGGCGACTTCCGTCGCGATCCGGGACATGCCAACGGGCTGCTCGCCATGCTCTATCAGTTCGACTATGTCGACGGCGATGGCGGCATTATTGCCAGCATGGCCCATGCCCCGCAAACGCCGGCGCTCGATGACGAGGCGGTCGAGGCGCTGGTCCAGAACACACAGGCAGACATTCTTGCCGCGGCATCCCTGCCGCCGATCGGATCGGGCTGGAGCGCTGTCCGGCATGCATTGACGGCCGGTTCCGTATAGTCGGTGGCCGGATCGAAGAGGAGGATCTGGACGAAGCTGCTGAATTCCGGGTCGGCTTCGGCAATGATGGCGATATGGTCGCCGGGATTTTCGCCAATCAGGATTTCATGGCGCGGGCGCGTCTTCCCCTCGGCGAGATCGACACCAATCCGACAGGAAGGGGGCTTAACTGCGGCACACCGCATCTCGCCGATGCCTGCGGGGTTCTCATCTTCGACAGGATTGATGGTGACTGGAAACTGACGCGGGCTGAAGGGCTTCGAACGCAGCGATATGGCAGCGCAGGACCGTCGGCAGGTTCTGATGCATGACGAAGCGCGCCCAGATGAGGGGCTATGCCCCAGCACCATCGAGAACAGCCACACAATCCTCGGCGTCATTGGTTCGTCGGTGAATATGACATGAAACTGGGCGAAATCGACCTGGGTCGGCTCGCCGGGCGGCGTCTCAAAGCGCACTTCGAAACCCTGGCTGGCCGGAGGCCGTACATCGCGAAGAAAATCTGTCACGGCGGTGTAACCGCCCTTATAGCCTCGCTCGCGCAGTTCTCGAAATAGCCGGCTCCCGGTCAGGCCGGGGTAGGCCTTCACGCGCTCCCGCAGATAAGAAGCAAACGGATCAATCACCGTTGCCCGAGGCTTTCTGGGGCCATAGACCGGAGCCTCAAGGCCACGCTCTATGTATTTGCGCACCGTCTTGCGGTCGATGCCCGTTTCTCTGGAAATGGCCGACACCGTCAGCCCCTGCTGATGCAGATCCAGTATCATAATTGTCTCCCTCAGCTTGATCACCAAAATCCCCCTTCCGACCATCGGAAGAAGAATGGGTGATGACGCGCCGCCGGTCTTCCGGGGCTCGCCCCGGAAGACCGGCGGCAGCAGCGCATGGGGAAGATTCAAACGGCACTATTGGGGAGTATTGCTCCGGAGATGACAGTCCCCCAATGGTCATTGGAAGACGCTGACCTTCCTGGCCGGCTAACCGCGACGGCAACGTGGCACCCCTCGTACTCGACGGTCCCATCAATGGCATCGCTTTTACCGCATGGGGCCAGCAATGTCTGGTCCCGACACTCAAGGCCGGTGACATCGTCATCCTCGACAATCTGGGAAGCCATAAAGGAAAGCCGGCACGCGATGCAGTTCGCGATGTCGGTGCGCATCTCTTCTTCCTGCCGCCCTACAGCCCAGACCTCAATCCCATCGAGATGATGTTCGCAAAGCTCAAGACGCTCGTCAGGAAGGCGGACGAACGAACCGTCGAAACAACATGGAGACGCATCGGAGAGCTCCTCAAGCTCTTCACCCCGCAGGAGTCTTCCAGATATCTCAGACATGCAGGCTATGGTTCAGAATAAACCTGACAGACTCTAGTCGATTTTGTTTATCTGAGCTGCTGCCCGAAAAGCGAGGAGATTGCATCGTTGAAACGGCTGTAGCTGAAATCAAGCGCGCGGGAATGGGCCGCTAGACTCAATCTCTGCAACTCATCCTCCGATATGTCGTTCATGATGCGTCTGGTCTGATCAACCAGACCCGCTATGTCCTCATAGAGGAACCCGTTAACTCCATCGGTGATGATCTCGGTCGGGCCGCCAGCGCGGAGGGCCACAGGAATCGCTCCGCCTGACATTGCCTCGACGAGGCTTATGCCGAAATGCTCCGCCTTCTCCGGTTCAGCCTGAAGGTCGCGGCCAAGGCCGGTCGCGTGCCAGTAGACCAGGCTCTCCGAATAAAGCTGTTTGAGCCTGGCTATCGGACAATTGATATGGAAGAAAACAGGCAAATCGGCTGCCGTCTCCCGGATAGAGGCGAGAAAATCGATATCGCTTGGCTCCGGGGACGACGAGCCGGCCAGATGCAACTCCACATCGCTCACCCCGCCTTCGACAAGCTTTCGCAACGCCTCGATCTGGAGATCCTGGCGCTTCGAATGGCCGCCGACAAAGAAACGTCCAACGGAGAAAATCATGCGACGCTTCGATTTTACCGGTTCGATCAACGGAACGGGCGGATAGACAATCTGGGTCGGCAAGACCTGAAGTCCGGCCTTTTTGCAGAGACTTCTGTAGTTTTCCTCCGTGTAACTCGAGTTGACCATCACTTTCTGGTAGGTCTGCAACATGGCGCCGTTGCTATCGGCGTTTTCCTTTAGCTGAAACGGAAACTGGCAGTGATAGATTCTCACGCGACCGCGCCCCGCGACAGGCGGCAGAGCGGCGTTGCCCATCGTTAGCATGAGGTCCGGATCGGGGCCCTTCTTAAACTCGGCGAGGGTTTTGAACCTCAGCATGCCAAGATCGATTTCGAAAGCCGATCCGATCTGCCGCAAGCGAAGATCGGAATAATGATAAGGCGTGACCACTTCGACCCTATGCGTACGCGCCAGTTGCCGGGCGGCGCTCAGAAGGTAACGTTCGCCGCCCCCGGGCGTGACTGAGTAGGGAGAAAAAACAACGGCAACCGGAAGATCTTCGCTCTCCTTCGGGGGCAATGACCAATCATCCGGCATGAAATCCGCAAGTTTTTCAGACAGCACTGCATCATCACGTTCGCGCAGAAACTCGCCCCAGCGCGCGACGAACTTGTCCCTGTTGGAATCGCCCAAAGCCTTGCGCCGCACCTCAGCCTCCGTATTGCCGTTCGCGGCGGCACCCTCGATATGAATAACTCGGCTTTCCGGGCAATAGGCAACAGGCCTGCCGAGTGCGCGCAACTTGAAACACAGATCAGTATCTTCGTAATAAGCAGGCTCGAAGATGAGGTCAAAGCCGGCAGCTTTCATGAACATCTCTCGATCGATCAAAAGCGCCGCTGCAGAGATATAGTCGACAAACTTCTCCGACAGGATATCTTGGGTCGGAAATTCCTGGTCGCGACCGTAGCGGACCGGATACCCGCCTTCGTTGATCGTTCCACCCGCCTCCTGAACGCGGCCGTTCGGCCAGAGGAACATCGGCCCCACCGCGCCGAGCGTAGGGTTGTCATTCATCATTTGGAGCATGGCCGCCAGCCAGCCTGATTGCGGAAATGCATCATTGTTTAGCAATACAACGTACTTTCCACTGGCTGCTTCCGCCGCAATGTTGTTTGCTTCTCCGAAAAAACGGTTACAGCCGATCTTGATGAACGTTACGCCCGGGATTGGCTTTGACAAGCGTTCGATATCGTCCTCGCCGGAACCGTTGTCGACAATCACAACCTCATAGGTGTGCCCTTCGGTATTAAGCCAGATCTGACGAATGCACTCCAGCGTAAGATGTGCGGCGTTCCAGTTGACAATCAGAATGGACACTTCCGGATTGTCGCTCGTGCACCAGCGCGACGCGCGTTCCAGCACCTGCGCGGTAATGAACTGCGCGGCTCCCGGATAACTGGGACGATAGCGGCCAGGGCTCACAGGAACAGGAAGGGACCCGGCCGCTTTGAGGCCCTCGCTTCTCAACGTATCGACGGCATCGGACCATGTCGGGCGGAAGAACTCACGCCGTATTTTGCCTTCCGCTGCCGCGACGGCATCGTGGTCAGTGAGGGCCCTAGTGAACACTTCGACTGCGCCTTCAATGTCATTCGGATCGAAGTACCAGACGAGATCCGACGCCTGCTCCATAACAGGCGGCAGATTGGAGGCAAGGCACAATTTGCCTTGCTGAAGGCTCTCCACCACCGGCAGACCGTATCCCTCGCTCAGCGAAGGAAACGCTGTGAAGCGGCAGGCTCGGGTCAGCACGGCGATTTCCTCGTCGTCCAATCCGGACAGGACAACAAGCTTTCCTGTCTCGGCCAGATCACGATAGACCGAGTCCTCTGAGCCCAACCCGGCGTCGTTGCGTCCTGCTAGTACCAATTGGGGCACATCATACCCACTTTTCACCAGCATACGCCAAAGCCGGCACAGCAGTACCTGATTCTTGCGTGCATCGACCGTTCCGACGCTGAGCACGAAATCATCGACCTGAACCCGGGTGAACTTGTCCTGCTGAAGCAGCTTTTCGGGTGCCGCAATTTGTTTCAGCGGATGCGCCCCGAAGGGGATTTTGACGATCTCCGCTGCGACTTCTATTCCCTCGAGAACAGCCCAGCGCAGAATTTGCGCGCGTACGTATTCCGTAGAGACAAAAACACGATCTGCGGTCTGCAGGGCAACCGTCAACCACTCCGCAAAACGTGTTGACTGCGGCTCATCGACATCCGCGCCCCCTTCAAGAGGGATGATGTCATGAACCAGAACCGAAAAGCCGATCCCCGTTTGGTAAAGATGCTGAAAAAGCGCAGTGAACTTGGGCGTCCACACCAGACCGGTGAAGAATACATGATCGCCTTTCGAAGGAGCCCCAGCAGCGCTGAATTTAACAGCAGCATCGCGATAGCTACTGTCCAGCTTCGCGAGCAGATCAGCATCCAATTCGGCGCGGCTCATACCGATCAGGTCAAGGTCGGACCTTCCCGTGCGGCACGGCGCGAAATCGACGTGCTCTTCGCGCAGCGCGGCACTCAGAATTTCGACGGACACGCGTCCGACGCCTGTCAACCTTTGATGCGCTTTCAGCCAGTCAAGCGTGTCGCCGACATAGAACCACAGGCGGGGAGACCGGGAGACCGGTCGCGATGAACAAACCTTCTCCGGTTGAGGTTCCGGTATCGGTACAACAGTGGCTTGCAGGAATGAGTCTGCCCGCTCGATGCGAATTTGCCGATAAGCCCTCCGCTTCTTGGCGTTAAACGGATGACGATAAAGTGCCGTATACCGGAGTTTTCTTCGGTCGATAGTTTCCTGGGAAGATTGCGAAGGTAGCACACTGTTTGCTGTCGTCGAGGCATTCAGGCTCCGCAATATCTTTTCGCGTTTCTTCTGCCGGTATTTCCTGCGCTTACGACCTGAGAAAGGATGCCGAACAGAGGCTTTCCATCGCAAGGCGCGAAACTTTGGCCTTTGCAGTTCCAAGACCAGGACATCCAGCAATGAAGACATTCGCTCGGTCCCAGCCTGAGTTTCCCGAGAACGCGATTGCTGCAACTCGCCCGAGTACTGATCGACAAGAGTGGCCAAGGAACTAATCTGGTGAAGCAAATCGTCTATTTGCTGTCCACGACGATCGCTCAGCTCGCTTGCCTCGACTAGGGTCTTCTTTACTTGGTCGAAGCTGGAGGCAAGCTTTAGGCACTGCTCCCTGTTTTGGTCAGCGTTTGTCCTTGCCTCTTTCAGAGCCACCTCCAAGTCACCCAATT from Martelella sp. AD-3 encodes the following:
- a CDS encoding transposase → MAPLVLDGPINGIAFTAWGQQCLVPTLKAGDIVILDNLGSHKGKPARDAVRDVGAHLFFLPPYSPDLNPIEMMFAKLKTLVRKADERTVETTWRRIGELLKLFTPQESSRYLRHAGYGSE
- a CDS encoding glycosyltransferase, producing the protein MQEFLSQNSLILPETIVESGWLGHAPFAFHLISALDPKVFVELGTHNGFSYFCFCQAIKKHDLRTESFAVDTWVGDKHAGFYEESVFESVSRINERYSGFSQLVRSTFSEAVSQFSDGYIDLLHIDGRHFYEDAKSDFEEWLPKLSNNAIVLFHDTEVREREFGVWKLFGELSEKYPSFNFHHQHGLGVLALGEVPECLVPFMNGDDARTTEIRRAYSMLGDKVAREWNALIVKADRDALRVETTDQRRKLGDLEVALKEARTNADQNREQCLKLASSFDQVKKTLVEASELSDRRGQQIDDLLHQISSLATLVDQYSGELQQSRSRETQAGTERMSSLLDVLVLELQRPKFRALRWKASVRHPFSGRKRRKYRQKKREKILRSLNASTTANSVLPSQSSQETIDRRKLRYTALYRHPFNAKKRRAYRQIRIERADSFLQATVVPIPEPQPEKVCSSRPVSRSPRLWFYVGDTLDWLKAHQRLTGVGRVSVEILSAALREEHVDFAPCRTGRSDLDLIGMSRAELDADLLAKLDSSYRDAAVKFSAAGAPSKGDHVFFTGLVWTPKFTALFQHLYQTGIGFSVLVHDIIPLEGGADVDEPQSTRFAEWLTVALQTADRVFVSTEYVRAQILRWAVLEGIEVAAEIVKIPFGAHPLKQIAAPEKLLQQDKFTRVQVDDFVLSVGTVDARKNQVLLCRLWRMLVKSGYDVPQLVLAGRNDAGLGSEDSVYRDLAETGKLVVLSGLDDEEIAVLTRACRFTAFPSLSEGYGLPVVESLQQGKLCLASNLPPVMEQASDLVWYFDPNDIEGAVEVFTRALTDHDAVAAAEGKIRREFFRPTWSDAVDTLRSEGLKAAGSLPVPVSPGRYRPSYPGAAQFITAQVLERASRWCTSDNPEVSILIVNWNAAHLTLECIRQIWLNTEGHTYEVVIVDNGSGEDDIERLSKPIPGVTFIKIGCNRFFGEANNIAAEAASGKYVVLLNNDAFPQSGWLAAMLQMMNDNPTLGAVGPMFLWPNGRVQEAGGTINEGGYPVRYGRDQEFPTQDILSEKFVDYISAAALLIDREMFMKAAGFDLIFEPAYYEDTDLCFKLRALGRPVAYCPESRVIHIEGAAANGNTEAEVRRKALGDSNRDKFVARWGEFLRERDDAVLSEKLADFMPDDWSLPPKESEDLPVAVVFSPYSVTPGGGERYLLSAARQLARTHRVEVVTPYHYSDLRLRQIGSAFEIDLGMLRFKTLAEFKKGPDPDLMLTMGNAALPPVAGRGRVRIYHCQFPFQLKENADSNGAMLQTYQKVMVNSSYTEENYRSLCKKAGLQVLPTQIVYPPVPLIEPVKSKRRMIFSVGRFFVGGHSKRQDLQIEALRKLVEGGVSDVELHLAGSSSPEPSDIDFLASIRETAADLPVFFHINCPIARLKQLYSESLVYWHATGLGRDLQAEPEKAEHFGISLVEAMSGGAIPVALRAGGPTEIITDGVNGFLYEDIAGLVDQTRRIMNDISEDELQRLSLAAHSRALDFSYSRFNDAISSLFGQQLR
- a CDS encoding tyrosine-type recombinase/integrase: MANQPQHDAITLCANSYGRPWTTAGFRASWRPIRMALEEQGKVQPGLTLKGLRHTVATILREMGKDYASIQLVLGQNTEAMARHYSRRADMREQTTGAMADFEAEVNRRKTKNVKPE